A genomic stretch from Podospora pseudoanserina strain CBS 124.78 chromosome 3, whole genome shotgun sequence includes:
- the AOX2,PaAOX gene encoding Alternative oxidase mitochondrial precursor (EggNog:ENOG503NU2X; COG:Q) has product MISSKTSNRICLCSPQQTARITRIVVSSRPAYLTGLGYPVSLRLSSAVSQSSSQHTRSFSSTRAAHLKDFFPVKETAYIRKTPPAWPHHGYTEEEMLAVVPQHRKPGSLSDWLAWKLVRLCRWGTDIATGIKPEQQVDKSNPTTAVAAQKPLTEAQWLVRFIFLESIAGVPGMVAGMLRHLESLRRLKRDNGWIETLLEESYNERMHLLTFMKMCEPGWFMKTMILGAQGVFFNAMFLSYLISPRITHRFVGYLEEEAVHTYTRCIREIEQGDLPKWSDPNFQIPDLAVTYWKMPEGKRTMRDLILYIRADEAVHRGVNHTLSNLNHKEDPNPFVSDYKCDADHQRPNPVLKPTGFERSEVIG; this is encoded by the exons ATGATATCTTCCAAAACTAGCAACCGCATATGCCTCTGCTCCCCACAGCAAACGGCACGGATCACTAGGATTGTCGTCTCCTCTCGCCCAGCTTATCTGACGGGGCTTGGTTATCCGGTTTCCCTTCGACTCAGCTCAGCTGTATCTcagtcctcctcccaacaCACCCGCAGCTTTTCCTCAACAAGGGCTGCTCATCTGAAGGATTTCTTCCCGGTGAAGGAGACGGCCTATATACGGAAGACACCACCAGCATGGCCTCACCATGGTTATACCGAAGAGGAAATGTTGGCAGTGGTGCCTCAGCACCGAAAACCCGGATCACTCAGTGATTGGCTTGCGTGGAAGCTGGTTCGTCTGTGTCG ATGGGGAACAGACATCGCCACCGGCATAAAGCCCGAACAGCAAGTCGACAAGTCAAACCCAACCACTGCTGTGGCGGCACAGAAGCCGCTGACAGAAGCTCAATGG CTTGTTCGGTTCATTTTTCTCGAATCTATTGCCGGCGTCCCTGGAATGGTGGCAGGTATGCTACGGCACCTTGAGAGCCTCAGACGCCTCAAACGGGACAATGGCTGGATCGAAACCTTGCTCGAGGAGTCATACAATGAAAGAATGCACCTTCTCACCTTTATGAAGATGTGCGAGCCAGGCTGGTTCATGAAGACGATGATTCTCGGGGCGCAGGGTGTCTTCTTCAACGCCATGTTCCTGAGCTACTTGATCTCGCCACGAATTACACACCGTTTCGTTGGCTacctcgaggaggaagcggtCCACACCTATACTCGATGTATCCGGGAGATTGAACAAGGCGATCTTCCCAAGTGGTCTGATCCGAACTTCCAGATTCCCGATCTTGCTGTCACGTACTGGAAGATGCCCGAGGGAAAACGGACCATGAGGGATCTGATCCTTTACATTCGTGCCGATGAGGCAGTTCACCGCGGTGTGAACCACACCTTgagcaacctcaaccacaagGAGGATCCCAATCCTTTCGTCAGCGACTACAAGTGCGATGCTGACCATCAACGACCCAACCCGGTGCTCAAGCCGACTGGGTTTGAGCGGAGCGAGGTCATTGGTTGA